The proteins below come from a single Pseudovibrio brasiliensis genomic window:
- a CDS encoding type II toxin-antitoxin system Y4mF family antitoxin, whose product MADVSDTNSLGKLIREARKQQNLTQEQLAALSGVGPRFLRELEHGKETSRIGLVFAVLETLGLSVQITGRGEGI is encoded by the coding sequence ATGGCTGATGTATCCGATACGAACTCGTTAGGTAAGCTGATCCGAGAAGCACGCAAACAGCAAAATCTGACACAAGAACAGCTTGCTGCCTTGTCTGGCGTAGGCCCGCGTTTTCTGCGCGAATTGGAACACGGCAAAGAAACCAGCCGGATCGGCTTGGTTTTTGCTGTTCTCGAGACGCTTGGATTGAGCGTCCAAATCACTGGGAGGGGAGAGGGTATATGA